The region GGCGCGCCCACGGACGTTGCGGTCCTGCCGCCCGCCGCGCGCCTCGGCCTGCCCTGGCCGAATCCGGCCAACCCACGGCTCAGTGTCGAACTCGCGGTCGAGCAGCCCGGGACCTACGCGGTGCGCGTGCTGGCCTTGGACGGCCGCGCCGTGGCAGCGCTGTTCGCCGGCAGCGCGGCGCCGGGCATCCTGCGCCTCGACTGGGACGGCCGCGACGGCGCCGGGCGGCCGGCGCCCTCGGGCCTCTACTTGATCGCGCTGAGCGGCGAGGCGAGCGGCGCGCGGAAGTGCCTGCTCCTGCGCTGAGTGCCCGCTGCAATGCCAGACGCCCACGGGCGCGCCCTTGCCGCCCCAGGCCAAGGCAGACTATCGCGTCCAGGCCTTCCCCAATCCTTTCAACCCGGCCACGGAGATTCGCCTCAGCCTCCCAGCGGCGGGACCGATCTCGCTGCGCGTCGTCGACATTGCCGGCCGCCTGCAGCGCGTTCTGGTCGATGGAACGCGCTACCCGGCCGGCGAATCGCGCTTGAGTTGGGATGGGCGCGACGGCTCCGGCCGGCAGCTGCCGAGCGGCCGCTACTTCCTCGTCCTGGAGGCCGGCGGCCAGCGCCTCGCCGGCAGTGCGGTGCTGCTGAAGTAGCAGTCGCCTGCGGGCTGGCGCCCGGTCGGATGAGAAGTGGTATACTTTGCCGGGCGCAAACTCGCGCCGGGGAGGTCCTTCGATGCGCATCACCGGCCTGCTGATGATCGCCATGTTGCTCGTCGCCCTGCCTGCGACCGCCTCGCTGCAGTTCGGCGCCAACGTCCTGCTGCCCGCTCACGGCGAGGAAGTCTACGTCCCCGGGCACTCAGTGCCCTGCCTGGCGGACCTGAACACCGACGGCTACCCCGACCTGCTCGTGGGCGAGGGGAGCGGCCTCTACCCGGGCCGGGTGCGCCTCTACCTCAACGAGGCGCTGGGCGCGCCGCCCAGCTTCGGCGACTACGACTACCTGCGCCTGCTCAGCGGCGCGGAGATCAGCTACCCCGGTGGCTGATGCCTCGGTCTATTCCCGCGCGTCGCGCGGTGGAACGACGACGAGCTTCTCGATCTGATCCTCGGCGACTCCGAAGGCTTCGTGCACATCCACCTCAACGTCGGCACGGCGCAGGAGCCGCGCTTCGACAGCGGTGCGCGCGTGCAGGTCGGCCCGCCGGGAGCGAAGGTCGACCTCAACGTGGGCTACCGGGCGACGCCCGACGTCGTCGACTGGAACGAGGACGGCCTCTTCGACCTGCTCGTCGGTGCCTACGACGGCAAGCTCCGCCTCTACCTGAACGAGGGCGGCGGCCTGCCGCCGGACTTCCGGCACACGCTCTTCGTGAGCGACGGCAGCGGCGACCTCGTCGTTCCGCTTGGCTACGCGAGTCCGACGATGGCCGACTTCGACGGGGACGACGCGAAGGACCTCGTCATCGGCAACGCGGAGGGCGAGCTCTACTTCTATGCGAACGCGGGGACGCAGGCGGCGCCGCTCTTCGGCGTCGGCTGGCGCTGCGAGAGCCTGAGCCTGCCCATCGATCTCGGCTACCAGGGCCGCGCGCGGCCCTTCGCGCTGGACTGGGACGGCGACGGCCGCCAGGACCTGCTCAGCGGCTCCAACCAGGGCAAGGTGCACCTCTTCCTCGGCCAGCCGAACAGCGTTGCCGTGCCGTTCCTCCCGGGAGCGGGCGCGAGGCTCAGCGCCTGGCCGAATCCAGCGCGGCCGGCGACGACCTTTGCCTTCGCGCTCCCGCGCGCGGCCAGGGTGGCACTGAGTGTTCACGACGTGACGGGTCGGGAGCTCGTCACCCTCGTGGCCGACAGCTTCGGCGCCGGGACGCATGCCGTCGCCTGGGATGGCCGGGATGCCGGCGGTCGCGCCCTGCCTTCAGGGCTCTATCTGCTCAGGCTCCGCGCCGGCGACGAGCTGCTTGCCGGAAAGCTGCTGCTCCTGCGGTAGAGGCGATCGCTCGGTTCCGCTCGCGCGCGATCGAGCGCGCGCGACGCGGAAACGAGCTTGCTTGCCACGGAGCGCGGGGGAAGCCAGATGGCTTGCTCGGATCTGCGCGCTGCTCTACCTTCAGCCCGCATGACCCTCCTCGACCTCAAGTGCGTCTCGCTCGCCCTGGGTGGGCCGTCCTTGCTCGACGGCGTACAGCTCCAGATCGAGCGCGGCGAGCGCATCTGCCTGCTCGGGCGCAACGGCGCGGGCAAGACGACGCTGCTGCGTCTGTTGCAGGGCGCGCTGAGTCCCGACGCCGGTGAGATCGCCCGCGCGCCTGGCCTGCGCGTGGCTCTCCTGCCGCAGGAGCTGCCCGAGCCACTCGCCGGCAGCGTGCGCGAGACCGTGGCGGCGGGCTTCGCGGCGGCCGGCCTGCCGCCTGCCGGCCCCGGAGAGGCGCACCTCGTCGAGCAGGCGCTCACGCGCGGCGGCCTGGATGGCGACGCCGACCTGGCCACGCTCTCCACCGGCGGCAAGCGGCGCGCCCTGCTCGCGCGCGCCCTCGTCGTGGCGCCGGACCTGCTGCTCCTCGACGAGCCGACCAACCACCTGGACATCGACGCCATCGCCTGGCTCGAGGGCGAGCTGCGCCGCTTCACGGGTGCGCTCTTCTTCGTCACCCACGATCGTGCCTTCCTGCGCGCGCTGGCGGGGCGCATCCTGGAGCTGGATCGCGGTCGCCTGCGCAGCTTCGCCTGCGACTACGCGACCTACCTGGAGCGTCGCGAGGCGCTGCTCGCGACCGAGCTCGAGCAGAACGCCGAGTTCGACCGCAAGCTGGCCGCCGAGGAGGTCTGGCTGCGCCAGGGCATCCGCGCGCGGCGCACGCGCAACGAGGGGCGCGTGCGGGCGCTGGAGGGCTTGCGGGCCGAGCGGAAAGCCCGCCGCACGCAGCTCGGCAGCGCGCAGCTTGCCCTGCAAGATGCCGAACGCTCGGGCCGCCTCGTCGTCCGCGCGCGCGGCGTGGACTTCGCCTGGGGCGAGCGGGAGATCCTGCGCGGCTTCAGCACGGTCATCGCGCGCGGCGACAAGGTGGGCATCCTCGGCCCGAACGGCTCGGGCAAGACGACCCTGCTCCGCCTCATCCTCGGCGAGCTGAGGCCGGATGCCGGCACGGTGGAGCTTGGCGCGGGCCTCCAGGTGGCCTACTTCGATCAGCAGCGCAACCAGCTCGACGAGACTCGCAGCGTGCAGGACAACGTGACCGATGGCGGCGACACGCTGACGATCGGCGGCCGCAGCGTGCACGTGACGAGCTACCTGCAGCAGTTCCTCTTCGCGCCCGAGCAACTGCGCGCGCCGCTCAGCCGTCTGTCGGGCGGCGAGCGCAATCGCCTGCTCCTCGCCCGGCTGCTCGCGCGGCCGGCCAACGTGCTCGTGCTCGACGAGCCGACCAACGATCTGGATCTGGAAACGGTGGAGCTGCTGGAGGAGCAGCTCGTGGACTGGCCCGGCACCCTGCTCCTCGTCAGCCACGACCGCGAGTTCCTGGACAATGTCACGACCAGCACGCTCGTGCTGGAGGGCGAAGGCGTCGTGGCCGAGACGGTGGGCGGCTACTCGGATTGGGCGCGCACGCGGCGCCCCGCGCCCGCGCGCGCGAAGCCGGCGGTGAGCGCGCCGCGGACGCGCGCCGTCGACGCGAAGCGCCTCAGCTGGGCCGAGGCGCGGGAGCTTGAAGCGCTGCCCGGCCGCATCGAAGCCCTGGAGGGCGAGCAGGGCGGGCTGCACGCGCAGCTCGCGGATCCGGCCTACTACCAGCGCGCCGGCGCCCAGGTGGCGCAGGATCGCGCGCGGCTGGCGGAACTCGAGACCGCGCTGGCAGACCTCTACCAGCGCTGGGAGCGCCTGGCGGAGCGGCAGTCTTGAATCCGCTCGCGGCGCAATCGCCGCCGCTCCGTTGACAGCGAAGGAATGCGCGTCTAGATTGAGGGAGCCGTGAAACCGGGGGCGACCAGGTTTCGACGGGGATTCAAGAAGCTGGAGCTGCAGGCCGGGGACTTCTCGATTCTGCCCCGTTACCAAGGTCGAGAAACCACAATTGCCAACGATAACTTGGCCCTGGCCGCCTAACCTAGTTAGGTGACCTGCCCGCCTCACCTTTT is a window of bacterium DNA encoding:
- a CDS encoding ATP-binding cassette domain-containing protein, whose protein sequence is MTLLDLKCVSLALGGPSLLDGVQLQIERGERICLLGRNGAGKTTLLRLLQGALSPDAGEIARAPGLRVALLPQELPEPLAGSVRETVAAGFAAAGLPPAGPGEAHLVEQALTRGGLDGDADLATLSTGGKRRALLARALVVAPDLLLLDEPTNHLDIDAIAWLEGELRRFTGALFFVTHDRAFLRALAGRILELDRGRLRSFACDYATYLERREALLATELEQNAEFDRKLAAEEVWLRQGIRARRTRNEGRVRALEGLRAERKARRTQLGSAQLALQDAERSGRLVVRARGVDFAWGEREILRGFSTVIARGDKVGILGPNGSGKTTLLRLILGELRPDAGTVELGAGLQVAYFDQQRNQLDETRSVQDNVTDGGDTLTIGGRSVHVTSYLQQFLFAPEQLRAPLSRLSGGERNRLLLARLLARPANVLVLDEPTNDLDLETVELLEEQLVDWPGTLLLVSHDREFLDNVTTSTLVLEGEGVVAETVGGYSDWARTRRPAPARAKPAVSAPRTRAVDAKRLSWAEARELEALPGRIEALEGEQGGLHAQLADPAYYQRAGAQVAQDRARLAELETALADLYQRWERLAERQS
- a CDS encoding T9SS type A sorting domain-containing protein → MHIHLNVGTAQEPRFDSGARVQVGPPGAKVDLNVGYRATPDVVDWNEDGLFDLLVGAYDGKLRLYLNEGGGLPPDFRHTLFVSDGSGDLVVPLGYASPTMADFDGDDAKDLVIGNAEGELYFYANAGTQAAPLFGVGWRCESLSLPIDLGYQGRARPFALDWDGDGRQDLLSGSNQGKVHLFLGQPNSVAVPFLPGAGARLSAWPNPARPATTFAFALPRAARVALSVHDVTGRELVTLVADSFGAGTHAVAWDGRDAGGRALPSGLYLLRLRAGDELLAGKLLLLR